One Microbacterium trichothecenolyticum DNA window includes the following coding sequences:
- a CDS encoding antitoxin VbhA family protein — MKTTAARAKNVEAAIHSAEIEGLRISNATLTDADAYVAGTIDSTELVDRVRTRYGLS; from the coding sequence ATGAAGACCACCGCAGCGCGGGCGAAGAACGTCGAGGCGGCAATCCACAGCGCCGAGATCGAAGGGCTGCGCATCAGCAATGCGACCCTCACCGACGCAGACGCGTACGTTGCCGGGACGATCGACTCGACCGAGCTCGTCGATCGGGTGCGCACCCGATATGGCCTCTCCTGA
- a CDS encoding Fic/DOC family protein, producing the protein MDLSAAEADLSFVRALQLLDEPVPATNDLQELMRIHLHLFQDVYDRAGQVRTIDVRKNVPGAEFFLPVGYIERAASICFGELAEDAHLVGLRREEFVEQLAYHYEKIKDVHPFREGNGRVQRIYWNRVALAAGWQLDWRPVHGEENHLAARAGSDQQDLGPLIRMFDKVVTAPEAETREGWSAGEIAALKLSMVGPQNADEPHP; encoded by the coding sequence GTGGATCTCAGCGCCGCCGAAGCTGATCTCTCCTTCGTGCGAGCACTTCAACTGCTCGACGAGCCAGTTCCGGCGACGAACGATCTGCAGGAGCTGATGCGGATCCACCTTCACCTGTTCCAGGATGTCTACGATCGGGCGGGGCAGGTGAGGACGATCGACGTTCGGAAGAACGTGCCGGGTGCCGAGTTCTTCCTCCCCGTCGGATATATCGAGCGAGCGGCGAGCATCTGTTTCGGCGAGCTGGCTGAGGACGCCCACCTTGTCGGCCTACGCCGCGAAGAGTTCGTCGAGCAACTCGCCTACCACTACGAGAAGATCAAGGACGTCCACCCCTTCCGAGAGGGAAATGGGCGGGTGCAGCGCATCTACTGGAATCGCGTCGCGTTGGCAGCTGGGTGGCAACTCGACTGGCGCCCCGTCCACGGCGAGGAGAACCATCTCGCGGCACGCGCGGGGTCCGATCAACAGGACCTCGGACCGTTGATCCGCATGTTCGACAAGGTCGTTACGGCGCCGGAGGCAGAGACGCGCGAGGGCTGGTCAGCCGGCGAGATCGCTGCACTGAAGCTCTCCATGGTCGGCCCGCAGAATGCAGATGAGCCCCACCCGTGA
- a CDS encoding GNAT family N-acetyltransferase: protein MTAHDLTLEGHGIRLTPAHPDDAAEAWALTDAAMWAGMTTPWPASAEAFAAHVERQRETPGMLAFTVRDAKTSGIRGSTTFYDYVPAQRRVEIGTTWYGRAFQGGRTNPAAKLLLLEHAFDVWGLNRVALRCHSRNDRSARAIQRLGAVPEGRLRRHRVNGDGSVGDTLYFSILREEWPAVRAGLEERLRD from the coding sequence ATGACCGCCCACGACCTCACGCTCGAGGGCCACGGCATCCGTCTGACCCCCGCGCACCCCGACGATGCCGCCGAGGCATGGGCGTTGACGGATGCCGCGATGTGGGCCGGCATGACGACCCCGTGGCCCGCGTCGGCCGAGGCCTTCGCCGCGCACGTCGAGCGGCAGCGAGAGACGCCCGGGATGCTGGCGTTCACGGTGCGGGATGCCAAGACCTCTGGCATCCGCGGGTCGACGACGTTCTACGACTACGTGCCCGCGCAGAGGCGGGTCGAGATCGGCACGACCTGGTACGGCCGCGCCTTCCAGGGCGGGCGGACGAATCCGGCGGCGAAGCTGCTGCTGTTGGAGCACGCGTTCGACGTGTGGGGCCTCAACCGAGTCGCGCTGCGGTGCCACAGCCGGAACGACCGCAGCGCGCGCGCCATTCAGCGACTCGGCGCGGTGCCGGAGGGGCGCCTGCGCCGTCACCGGGTGAACGGCGACGGCAGCGTCGGCGACACCCTGTACTTCTCGATCCTGCGCGAGGAGTGGCCCGCGGTCCGTGCCGGCCTCGAGGAGCGTCTGCGCGACTGA
- a CDS encoding aspartate/glutamate racemase family protein produces MMRLTWIEATVGDPAHAPLWELLAAHVERLAAGRAQVRLRHVDTDAGGIRTPANRLLSDAAVLATALDAHGASDAIVVGCWGAPTAAVRDAVSVPVSTLTDAVARTAGSLARRAAVITVAPVLAPLFADDLAAHGAPGLPVTAYAPESTLADVTRAVTDPGDLIARFDTAARSAVEEGADAVIAGCAYLGALFAAHGYTAVGGAPDVPVWDPNALAMEHVLSLARLAEAGIRPTDRGYPRPHGDRARALAAAARRLDGTPSPERTPA; encoded by the coding sequence ATGATGCGCCTGACCTGGATCGAGGCGACGGTGGGCGACCCCGCCCACGCGCCCCTGTGGGAGCTGCTCGCGGCCCACGTCGAGCGACTGGCCGCGGGGCGCGCGCAGGTGCGGCTCCGTCACGTCGACACCGACGCCGGCGGCATCCGCACCCCGGCCAACCGACTCCTCAGCGACGCGGCCGTGCTCGCGACGGCTCTCGACGCGCACGGCGCCAGTGACGCCATCGTCGTCGGCTGCTGGGGAGCGCCGACCGCGGCCGTCCGCGACGCGGTGTCGGTCCCGGTGTCGACCCTGACGGATGCCGTGGCACGCACGGCCGGCTCTCTCGCCCGGCGCGCGGCCGTCATCACCGTCGCCCCCGTCCTCGCGCCCTTGTTCGCCGACGACCTCGCGGCCCACGGCGCACCCGGCCTGCCCGTCACGGCCTACGCGCCCGAGTCGACCCTCGCCGACGTCACGCGCGCGGTCACCGACCCCGGTGACCTCATCGCGCGGTTCGACACCGCGGCGCGCTCCGCCGTGGAGGAGGGAGCGGATGCCGTCATCGCGGGCTGCGCCTACCTGGGCGCCCTCTTCGCGGCGCACGGCTACACCGCCGTCGGCGGCGCCCCCGACGTGCCGGTGTGGGATCCGAACGCGCTCGCGATGGAGCACGTGCTCTCGCTCGCACGACTCGCGGAGGCCGGTATCCGCCCGACCGACCGCGGCTACCCCCGACCCCACGGCGACCGGGCGAGAGCGCTCGCCGCCGCAGCCCGACGCCTCGACGGAACCCCGTCACCCGAAAGGACACCCGCATGA
- a CDS encoding HAD family hydrolase has product MHRGYSGGVRLLLDLDNTLVDRDGAFTRWAEEFVSSMGGDRDDVDWLVAQDMGGYRARAELAVDIIDRFGCTQSPESLVSAMRDGVVTHTRCYGNVLSELRLLKNAGAALVIVTNGNTVQQKRKITASGLDTLIDAALISEEVGAKKPDRLIFESALRYGSGTAVPWMVGDHPIADMSGARAAGISTAWVSHSRPWSPTWTPDITETTPSEVLAAVRRARF; this is encoded by the coding sequence ATGCACCGCGGCTACTCTGGCGGCGTGCGACTTCTGCTCGACCTCGACAACACCCTGGTCGATCGTGACGGTGCATTCACTCGGTGGGCGGAGGAGTTCGTGTCGTCGATGGGCGGCGACCGCGACGACGTCGACTGGCTGGTCGCGCAGGATATGGGCGGCTATCGCGCTCGCGCCGAATTGGCGGTGGACATCATCGACCGCTTCGGGTGCACGCAGTCGCCCGAGAGCCTGGTCAGTGCCATGCGTGACGGGGTCGTGACGCACACACGCTGCTATGGCAATGTGCTGTCCGAGCTGCGGCTGCTCAAGAACGCCGGGGCCGCACTGGTGATCGTGACCAACGGCAATACCGTTCAGCAGAAGCGGAAGATCACCGCCTCAGGCTTGGACACATTGATCGATGCCGCCCTCATCTCCGAAGAAGTCGGCGCCAAAAAACCCGATCGACTGATCTTCGAGTCGGCGCTGCGGTACGGGTCGGGAACAGCGGTGCCGTGGATGGTCGGAGATCACCCGATTGCCGACATGTCCGGCGCACGCGCGGCGGGCATCTCGACAGCGTGGGTGAGTCATTCGAGACCGTGGTCGCCCACGTGGACCCCCGACATCACCGAAACGACTCCGTCGGAGGTTCTCGCGGCGGTCCGCCGAGCAAGGTTTTAG
- a CDS encoding NUDIX hydrolase gives MTDETTPRTRHTARVLVFDENGALLLMKQHWGRRVRPARWLTVGGGIDPGEDAATAAVRELYEETGLTADAVGEPVAYREIVLPPAEEYERRTAVYFVLRTPRFEIARDAWTESEKDDIVDVRWFTPAELAASDDDFDPEDVRAIVAEIGGAPRG, from the coding sequence GTGACCGACGAGACCACCCCGAGAACTCGACACACCGCCCGCGTCCTCGTGTTCGACGAGAACGGTGCCCTGCTGCTGATGAAGCAGCACTGGGGCCGGCGCGTGCGTCCCGCGCGCTGGCTCACGGTCGGCGGCGGGATCGATCCGGGGGAGGATGCCGCGACCGCGGCCGTACGCGAACTGTACGAGGAGACGGGACTCACGGCGGATGCCGTCGGCGAGCCGGTCGCGTACCGCGAGATCGTGCTGCCCCCGGCCGAGGAGTACGAGCGTCGCACCGCGGTGTACTTCGTGCTGCGCACCCCGCGGTTCGAGATCGCCCGAGACGCGTGGACCGAGAGCGAGAAGGACGACATCGTCGACGTGCGCTGGTTCACGCCGGCCGAGCTCGCCGCTTCCGACGACGACTTCGACCCCGAGGACGTCCGCGCAATCGTGGCCGAGATCGGGGGAGCGCCCCGTGGCTGA
- a CDS encoding YdcF family protein: protein MVRRAVVLVVGVVLAVVVSADLAHARASGRRLGCRSERPPASEAVVVLGYRNRGSRANHVNRYRLRAGLRSFHPDAGERMLVLCGGGVAGPVSEAEVLSEYAHRRGFTGTILLDTQSRTTWENIQNAVPLIERAESVKIVSNSLHAEKGRAYLWRLRPDLAERLRRGADHRFGEIVLLKPVAALVGLRDLARLPPQ, encoded by the coding sequence ATGGTGCGTCGCGCTGTAGTGCTTGTCGTGGGGGTCGTGCTCGCTGTCGTGGTGTCCGCGGACCTCGCACACGCTCGGGCGTCGGGTCGCAGGCTCGGCTGTCGTTCGGAGCGCCCGCCCGCCTCGGAGGCCGTCGTGGTCCTCGGGTACCGCAACCGCGGGAGTCGAGCGAATCACGTCAACCGCTATCGGTTGCGAGCGGGGTTGCGATCGTTCCATCCTGACGCGGGCGAACGAATGCTGGTCTTGTGCGGAGGCGGTGTCGCGGGCCCGGTTTCGGAGGCAGAGGTGCTGAGCGAGTACGCGCACCGACGCGGATTCACCGGGACCATCCTGCTCGATACCCAGAGCCGAACGACGTGGGAGAACATCCAGAACGCTGTCCCGCTGATCGAGCGTGCCGAGTCCGTCAAGATCGTCTCCAACTCCCTTCACGCGGAGAAGGGGCGCGCCTACTTGTGGCGGCTTCGGCCTGACCTCGCCGAACGGCTGCGCCGCGGGGCCGACCACCGTTTCGGTGAGATCGTCTTGCTCAAACCCGTCGCCGCACTCGTCGGGCTCAGGGATCTCGCACGGCTCCCGCCACAGTGA
- a CDS encoding LysE family translocator, translating to MFDAVSWSAAGGIAPAALVMVLTPGPNMISLVSRSIAQGRTAGLISLAGTGVGFVVYMTMANLGLAVVFVVVPWLYIGLKAAGVLYLAFLAWKTLRPGGIGVFETRPLAPDSPGKPFRMGLVTNLLNPKAAVMYLALIPQFVDTHAGDTVAQGFALGGIQIVGSLIVNATIVLAAGSIAGFIASRPAWLRWQRRVTGSMLGLVAVVLAVEVPRAAKS from the coding sequence ATGTTCGATGCTGTCTCGTGGAGCGCTGCGGGCGGCATCGCCCCGGCCGCTCTCGTCATGGTGCTCACGCCGGGCCCGAACATGATCTCCCTCGTCTCTCGCAGCATCGCACAGGGACGTACAGCCGGCCTGATCTCCCTCGCCGGCACCGGCGTCGGGTTCGTCGTCTACATGACGATGGCGAACCTCGGGCTGGCGGTCGTGTTCGTCGTCGTTCCGTGGCTCTACATCGGACTGAAGGCAGCCGGCGTGCTGTACCTGGCCTTCCTGGCGTGGAAGACACTGCGCCCGGGCGGGATCGGCGTGTTCGAGACCCGTCCGCTCGCCCCCGACTCCCCGGGCAAGCCGTTCCGGATGGGGCTCGTCACCAACCTGCTCAATCCCAAGGCCGCGGTGATGTACCTCGCACTCATCCCCCAGTTCGTCGACACGCACGCCGGCGACACCGTCGCCCAGGGCTTCGCCCTGGGTGGCATCCAGATCGTCGGGAGTCTGATCGTCAACGCGACCATCGTGCTCGCGGCCGGGTCGATCGCGGGCTTCATCGCCTCCCGCCCCGCCTGGCTGCGCTGGCAGCGCCGCGTCACGGGAAGCATGCTCGGCCTGGTCGCGGTCGTCTTGGCCGTCGAGGTGCCCCGGGCGGCGAAGTCGTGA
- a CDS encoding amino acid ABC transporter permease, with protein sequence MDLSLYLPRLLDGLGVSLQLTALSVVFGYALGLVFALGVSSIHRGLRWPALVVVEVGRGIPALVVLYIVYYGLPAVGVLFTNFWAAAAGLTFTVAAYSSEMIRAGIQSVPRGQGEAAAALGLSRLPTFARVILPQGLRSSIPALMGLAIQSFQGTSLAYSISVNELMSQAYQVSSLTFAYLTVYVVTGVIYAVIAVPATWASVWVEHRLARGHA encoded by the coding sequence ATGGACCTCTCGCTGTACCTGCCGCGCCTGCTCGACGGACTCGGCGTCAGCCTGCAGCTCACCGCTCTCTCGGTCGTCTTCGGGTACGCCCTCGGACTCGTCTTCGCGCTCGGGGTGTCTTCCATCCACCGGGGCCTGCGCTGGCCCGCGCTCGTCGTGGTCGAGGTCGGGCGCGGCATCCCGGCTCTCGTGGTGCTGTACATCGTCTACTACGGCCTGCCCGCGGTGGGGGTGCTGTTCACCAACTTCTGGGCCGCGGCGGCCGGTCTGACCTTCACCGTCGCCGCCTATTCGTCCGAGATGATCCGCGCCGGCATCCAGTCCGTGCCGCGTGGTCAGGGGGAGGCGGCGGCAGCGCTCGGGCTCTCGCGGCTGCCGACCTTCGCCCGGGTGATCCTCCCGCAGGGCCTGCGTTCGTCGATCCCGGCCCTCATGGGCCTGGCGATCCAGTCGTTCCAGGGGACGTCGCTGGCGTATTCGATCTCGGTCAACGAGCTGATGAGCCAGGCGTACCAGGTGAGCTCGCTCACGTTCGCGTACCTCACCGTCTACGTCGTGACCGGTGTCATCTACGCCGTGATCGCGGTTCCCGCCACGTGGGCGTCGGTGTGGGTCGAGCACCGTCTTGCGAGAGGTCACGCATGA
- a CDS encoding MerR family transcriptional regulator, protein MGDAMTAARPMQIGELAERTGLSIRTLRHYDEIGLLRPSARTDGGFRLYTADDESRLLLIRRMKPLGYSLEQMGELLAVVDGLDTDPADATLAARLDGIRDEAQRRREDLRRKLAAAEEFVAQLEAR, encoded by the coding sequence ATGGGGGATGCCATGACCGCCGCGCGCCCGATGCAGATCGGTGAGCTCGCCGAGCGTACGGGGCTGTCGATCCGCACGCTCCGCCACTACGACGAGATCGGCCTGCTGCGCCCCTCGGCGCGCACCGACGGCGGCTTCCGCCTCTACACCGCCGACGACGAATCGCGCCTGCTGCTCATCCGGCGCATGAAGCCGCTGGGGTACTCGCTCGAGCAGATGGGGGAGCTGCTGGCCGTCGTCGACGGCCTGGATACCGACCCCGCCGACGCCACGCTCGCCGCACGGCTCGACGGCATCCGCGACGAGGCGCAGCGACGCCGCGAAGACCTGCGCCGCAAGCTCGCCGCCGCCGAGGAGTTCGTCGCCCAGCTGGAGGCGCGATGA
- a CDS encoding SulP family inorganic anion transporter: MTDVAARPEPTVIQALRSPRLLTREVLAGLVVAIALIPEAIAFSIIAGVDPRLGLFSSFVMAVAIAFLGGRPAMISAATGAIALVIAPVAREHGVDYLLATVILGGILQAVLGLLGVAKLMRFIPRSVMVGFVNALAILIFTAQVPQLIGVPWAVYPIAAAGLAIMYLMPRLTTAVPAPLVAIVLLTGAAVVFGISVPTVGDQGALPESLPALLLPNVPLTLDTLAIIFPFAIAMAIVGLLESLMTAALVDDITDTPSSKTRESLGQGAANVLSGLFGGMGGCAMIGQTMINVKASGARTRISTFLAGVFLLILVLVFGDVVAIIPMAVLVAVMIVVSVATFDWHSIRPSTLRRMPVSETVVMVLTVAVTVWTHNLAIGVGVGVVAAAVLFARRVASLTSVTRTVDGETARYVVEGELFFASSNDLTTKFAYHRDPARVVIDLSRSHVWDASTVAALDAVQTKYAHLGTTVELEGMNADAAAFHRRLTGGLGAGH, translated from the coding sequence ATGACCGACGTCGCCGCACGCCCCGAACCGACCGTGATTCAGGCCCTCCGCTCGCCCCGCCTGCTCACCCGCGAGGTGCTCGCCGGGCTCGTCGTGGCCATCGCCCTCATTCCCGAGGCGATCGCGTTCTCGATCATCGCGGGGGTCGACCCGCGGCTCGGGCTGTTCTCGTCGTTCGTCATGGCGGTCGCGATCGCCTTCCTCGGCGGTCGCCCCGCCATGATCTCGGCGGCGACCGGGGCGATCGCGCTCGTCATCGCGCCCGTCGCCCGTGAGCACGGCGTCGACTACCTGCTCGCGACGGTGATCCTCGGTGGCATCCTGCAGGCCGTCCTGGGCCTCCTCGGCGTCGCCAAGCTCATGCGGTTCATCCCGCGCAGCGTCATGGTCGGGTTCGTGAACGCGCTGGCCATCCTCATCTTCACCGCGCAGGTGCCGCAGCTGATCGGTGTGCCGTGGGCGGTCTACCCGATCGCCGCGGCGGGGCTCGCGATCATGTACCTCATGCCGCGGCTCACCACGGCCGTGCCCGCGCCGCTCGTGGCGATCGTGCTGCTGACCGGCGCCGCGGTCGTCTTCGGCATCTCCGTGCCGACGGTCGGTGACCAGGGCGCGCTGCCCGAGAGCCTGCCCGCCCTGCTCCTGCCGAACGTGCCGCTGACCCTGGACACGCTCGCGATCATCTTCCCGTTCGCCATCGCGATGGCGATCGTGGGACTGCTCGAGTCGCTCATGACCGCCGCGCTCGTCGACGACATCACCGACACCCCGTCGTCCAAGACGCGGGAGTCGCTCGGTCAGGGCGCCGCGAACGTGCTGTCGGGCCTGTTCGGCGGCATGGGCGGCTGCGCGATGATCGGCCAGACGATGATCAACGTCAAGGCCTCGGGTGCCCGCACCCGCATCTCGACGTTCCTCGCGGGCGTGTTCCTGCTGATCCTCGTGCTCGTGTTCGGCGACGTCGTGGCCATCATCCCGATGGCCGTGCTCGTGGCCGTGATGATCGTCGTGTCGGTCGCGACCTTCGACTGGCACAGCATCCGCCCCTCCACCCTCCGCCGGATGCCGGTCAGCGAGACCGTCGTGATGGTGCTGACCGTCGCGGTCACGGTGTGGACGCACAACCTCGCGATCGGCGTCGGTGTGGGCGTGGTCGCCGCCGCCGTGCTGTTCGCGCGACGTGTGGCTTCGCTGACGAGCGTCACCCGTACCGTTGACGGCGAGACCGCCCGCTACGTCGTCGAGGGCGAGCTGTTCTTCGCGTCGAGCAACGACCTGACCACCAAGTTCGCGTACCACCGCGACCCGGCGCGCGTCGTCATCGACCTCTCGCGTTCGCACGTGTGGGACGCCTCGACGGTCGCGGCCCTGGATGCCGTGCAGACGAAGTACGCGCACCTCGGCACGACGGTGGAGCTCGAGGGCATGAACGCGGATGCCGCAGCCTTCCATAGACGCTTGACCGGCGGTCTCGGCGCCGGGCACTGA
- a CDS encoding MgtC/SapB family protein: MADLDFVLRLLLAAGCGAVIGLERQYRSRTAGLRTQALVAMGAAAFVLFGSELGVGQGSLQIVAYVVSGVGFLGGGVILRQGLSVQGLNTAATLWCSAAVGCLAAGGLVVPALAMTVLVLVVHLLLRPLGRLVDRAPDAHAETIGAFVLTVRALDEREQEVRELLSDALESPDILVHAMSSHPDGPAEKGVVVLEAELLVEGDAAELLDAVLTRMSRDTGVREMSWRADDTPLEVRSRPRLGRA; encoded by the coding sequence GTGGCTGACCTCGACTTCGTGCTGCGTCTGCTGCTGGCCGCCGGATGCGGCGCCGTCATCGGCCTCGAGCGGCAGTACCGCTCCCGCACCGCCGGCCTGCGCACGCAGGCGCTCGTGGCGATGGGGGCGGCCGCGTTCGTGCTGTTCGGCAGCGAGCTGGGCGTCGGTCAGGGGTCGCTGCAGATCGTGGCGTACGTCGTGTCGGGCGTCGGGTTCCTGGGCGGTGGTGTGATCCTGCGTCAGGGGCTGTCGGTGCAGGGTCTGAACACGGCCGCCACGCTCTGGTGCTCCGCGGCCGTCGGGTGCCTCGCCGCCGGGGGACTGGTGGTGCCGGCGCTGGCGATGACCGTGCTCGTGCTCGTCGTGCACCTGCTGCTGCGCCCCCTGGGTCGTCTGGTCGACCGCGCGCCCGATGCCCATGCCGAGACGATCGGCGCGTTCGTGCTGACCGTGCGTGCGCTCGACGAGCGCGAGCAAGAGGTTCGAGAGCTGCTGTCCGACGCCCTGGAGTCGCCCGACATCCTCGTGCACGCCATGTCGAGCCACCCCGATGGGCCTGCGGAGAAGGGCGTGGTCGTCCTCGAGGCCGAGCTGCTCGTCGAGGGCGACGCCGCCGAACTGCTCGACGCGGTGCTGACACGGATGTCGCGAGACACGGGCGTGCGCGAGATGTCGTGGCGGGCCGACGACACCCCGCTCGAGGTGCGCAGCCGCCCCCGACTCGGGCGGGCCTGA
- a CDS encoding flavin-containing monooxygenase has product MTRYCVIGAGAAGISTLQRLRAAGYDADCFEKTDRVGGHWHTDYDALHLITSRDMTGFEGFPMPKEYPHFPRRDQVRAYLESYAREHGLYDVIRFETAVVSVVPRPSDGPTGSAGWTVTLDTGESIDYDGVFVANGHLWDQKVPAIAADFTGTQVHSGSYRNTGDIEGTRVLVVGAGNSGCDLAADAAQHRLEVDIVIREGVYFQPKSYFGVPRQEIPWMGQFAPDEQDLIARLLARVSIGEAKDYPGLPEPAYRTLAEGRTVVNELLLYWVQHGRIGVRPGIERIEGRTVHFADGEAREYDTILWATGFHASLPFLDDALVPRRNGVPLRLAAGIVPVGLDKLYYIGLSAPRGPQIPVYGVQAALALRMLALHEAAPGGYVPLAAYLAGLQDDDDRIDIVRAVWNDQLADTERLLDAFVLAQAEPAVSPV; this is encoded by the coding sequence ATGACCCGTTACTGCGTGATCGGAGCCGGCGCGGCCGGCATCTCGACCCTCCAGCGCCTGCGCGCGGCCGGCTACGACGCCGACTGCTTCGAGAAGACCGACCGGGTCGGCGGTCACTGGCACACCGACTACGACGCGCTGCACCTCATCACCTCGCGCGACATGACCGGCTTCGAGGGCTTCCCCATGCCGAAGGAGTACCCGCACTTCCCGCGCCGCGACCAGGTGCGCGCCTACCTCGAGTCGTACGCGCGCGAGCACGGCCTGTACGACGTCATCCGCTTCGAGACCGCGGTGGTCTCGGTCGTGCCGCGCCCGAGCGACGGGCCCACCGGCTCGGCCGGGTGGACGGTCACGCTCGACACCGGCGAGAGCATCGACTACGACGGCGTCTTCGTCGCGAACGGCCACCTCTGGGATCAGAAGGTCCCCGCCATCGCGGCGGACTTCACGGGGACGCAGGTGCACTCCGGCTCGTACCGCAACACCGGCGACATCGAGGGCACGCGTGTGCTCGTGGTGGGGGCGGGCAACTCCGGATGCGACCTGGCCGCCGACGCCGCGCAGCACCGGCTGGAGGTCGACATCGTCATCCGCGAGGGTGTGTACTTCCAGCCGAAGAGCTACTTCGGGGTGCCTCGGCAGGAGATCCCCTGGATGGGGCAGTTCGCGCCCGATGAGCAGGACCTCATCGCCCGCCTGCTCGCCCGCGTGTCGATCGGCGAGGCGAAGGACTACCCGGGCCTGCCGGAGCCGGCGTACCGCACGCTCGCCGAGGGCCGCACGGTCGTGAACGAGCTGCTGCTGTACTGGGTGCAGCACGGCCGCATCGGCGTGCGCCCGGGTATCGAGCGCATCGAGGGGCGCACCGTGCACTTCGCCGACGGCGAGGCGCGCGAATACGACACGATCCTGTGGGCGACCGGCTTCCACGCCTCGCTGCCGTTCCTCGACGACGCGCTCGTGCCGCGGCGCAACGGCGTTCCGCTGCGCTTGGCGGCCGGGATCGTCCCCGTCGGGCTCGACAAGCTGTACTACATCGGCCTCTCCGCGCCGCGCGGCCCGCAGATCCCCGTTTACGGGGTGCAGGCCGCACTCGCGCTGCGCATGCTCGCGCTGCACGAAGCCGCGCCCGGTGGATACGTGCCGCTCGCGGCATACCTCGCGGGCCTGCAGGACGACGATGATCGCATCGACATCGTGCGGGCGGTCTGGAACGACCAGCTCGCCGACACCGAGCGGCTGCTCGACGCGTTCGTGCTCGCCCAGGCGGAGCCCGCGGTCAGCCCGGTGTGA
- a CDS encoding cupin domain-containing protein — protein sequence MSDDVRNVYEALSTISEHWQPHRLTSINDYDVKVVKLQGEFVWHTHPDTDELFLVVSGELTIQLRDRDVVLGPGDVFVVPQDVEHCPKAADEVHAILFEPKGTVNTGDAGGDMTAELREFV from the coding sequence GTGAGTGACGACGTCAGAAACGTGTACGAGGCTTTGTCGACGATCAGCGAGCACTGGCAGCCTCACCGATTGACGAGCATCAACGACTACGACGTGAAGGTCGTGAAGCTCCAGGGAGAGTTCGTCTGGCACACCCACCCCGACACCGATGAACTCTTCCTCGTGGTGAGCGGAGAGCTGACGATCCAGCTCCGCGATCGTGACGTCGTGCTCGGACCGGGCGATGTCTTCGTCGTGCCGCAAGACGTCGAGCACTGTCCCAAAGCCGCTGACGAGGTGCACGCGATCCTCTTCGAGCCCAAGGGCACCGTCAACACGGGAGACGCGGGCGGCGACATGACGGCTGAGCTGCGGGAGTTCGTCTAA